CTAAAGCATTCCTCTATTTACAAAAAGCACTCAACATAATGGAAAAAAAATTTATTTATAAAGATACCATTGATTGGGATTCAATTAAAAAAGAGGTATATAAAAAAGCAGAGGGTTCTGTCCTTACTAGTGATACATATCCTGCCATTCAATTAGCTCGTTCTCTTATCAAAGAAAATCATGGTTTTTTTGCTTCCCCTAGTCAAATGGAGCTTTTGGAAAAAGAAGAATTTCGATTTGAACCTCCCATTTATCGCTTATTGGAAAAGAATGTGGCTTATCTTTCCTTATTCACATTCCCATCAACCTCAGATGAGGCTGATCAGGCGTATAATAAACAAGTGCAAACAGCGATTCGTGCATTGGACAGCTCTAATGTGGATAAATGGATTATTGACCTGCGAAAAAACCAAGGTGGGAATATGTGGGCAATGCTTTTAGGCTTAGGACCGCTTCTAGACAAAGAATGTATAGGATTTTTTATAAGAAATAATGGAGAAAAAATTCCCTGGAAGCATAAAAAAAATACAGTAAAACAGGGCAATTCTTGTTGCTTAAAAAGCTCTTTGCCTCCATATCAATTAAAAAATACACCAAAGATAGCAGTTTTAATTGGCAATAATACCGCTAGCTCTGGAGAAGCTGTTGCTGTTGCTTTTTCCGGGCAAAAAAACGTGCGTTTTTTTGGTCAACACACCTCTGGCTTTGCAAATGCCACATATCCATTTTTTCTTAGTGATGGAGCTTGCCTTCTTCTTCCGGTCATGCATTTTTCTAATCGCTTAGGTCAGATCTTTTATACTAACATGGCCCCTGATGAAGTAATAAATGCCAATGAGGCAACCAATTCACTAAAAGACCCTACTATAGAAGCAGCTATCGATTGGTTATGTAATTTTTAGAGATGTTGTTATGAGATAGC
This Candidatus Rhabdochlamydia sp. T3358 DNA region includes the following protein-coding sequences:
- a CDS encoding S41 family peptidase, whose amino-acid sequence is MSTKAFLYLQKALNIMEKKFIYKDTIDWDSIKKEVYKKAEGSVLTSDTYPAIQLARSLIKENHGFFASPSQMELLEKEEFRFEPPIYRLLEKNVAYLSLFTFPSTSDEADQAYNKQVQTAIRALDSSNVDKWIIDLRKNQGGNMWAMLLGLGPLLDKECIGFFIRNNGEKIPWKHKKNTVKQGNSCCLKSSLPPYQLKNTPKIAVLIGNNTASSGEAVAVAFSGQKNVRFFGQHTSGFANATYPFFLSDGACLLLPVMHFSNRLGQIFYTNMAPDEVINANEATNSLKDPTIEAAIDWLCNF